The proteins below are encoded in one region of Coffea arabica cultivar ET-39 chromosome 4c, Coffea Arabica ET-39 HiFi, whole genome shotgun sequence:
- the LOC113739800 gene encoding pyruvate dehydrogenase E1 component subunit beta-2, mitochondrial-like, producing the protein MSAILRKIIAPGGIPAWGIRVIASRTYSSSAGGKEMTVRDALNSALDEEMSADPSVLLMGEEVGEYQGAYKVSKGLLDKYGPKRVIDTPITEAGFTGMAVGAAYHGLRPVVEFMTFNFSMQAIDHIINSAAKSNYMSSGQISVPIVFRGPNGAAAGVGAQHSQCYAAWYASCPGLKVLAPYNSEDARGLLKAAIRDPDPVVFLENELLYGESFPISAEALDSSFCLPIGKAKIEREGKDVTIVAFSKMVGYALKAAEILAKEGVSAEVINLRSIRPLDRATINTSVRKTNRLVTVEEGFPQHGVGAEICASIVEESFEYLDAPVERITGADVPMPYAANLERMAVPQVDDIVRAAKRTCYRSVPVAVNA; encoded by the exons atGTCGGCAATTTTAAGGAAAATAATCGCACCTGGAGGAATTCCCGCTTGG GGAATTCGTGTAATTGCATCCAGGACTTATTCCTCTTCTGCTGGAGGAAAAGAG ATGACAGTAAGGGATGCTTTAAATTCTGCACTAGATGAGGAAATGTCTGCAGATCCTTCTGTTTTGTTAATGGGTGAAGAG GTTGGTGAATATCAAGGTGCATACAAG GTTTCTAAGGGGCTTTTGGACAAGTATGGTCCTAAGAGAGTTATCGATACTCCTATTACTGAG GCTGGTTTTACAGGAATGGCTGTTGGTGCAGCCTACCATGGTTTGAGGCCTGTTGTAGAGTTCATGACTTTTAACTTTTCAATGCAG GCAATTGACCACATCATCAATTCTGCTGCAAAATCAAACTATATGTCTTCTGGTCAGATTTCAGTGCCTATTGTTTTCAGGGGTCCAAATGGAGCTGCTGCTGGAGTTGGTGCCCAGCATTCGCAG TGCTATGCAGCATGGTATGCTTCATGTCCGGGGTTGAAGGTACTTGCACCATACAACTCAGAGGATGCTCGTGGCCTGTTAAAAGCTGCCATAAGAGACCCGGATCCTGTTGTTTTCCTTGAAAATGAATTGCT GTATGGTGAGTCTTTCCCTATTTCAGCAGAGGCCCTTGATTCCAGCTTCTGTCTTCCAATTGGAAAAGCTAAG ATAGAGCGTGAAGGAAAGGACGTGACTATTGTTGCTTTCTCGAAAATGGTTGGCTATGCTCTTAAG GCTGCTGAGATTCTGGCAAAGGAGGGAGTCAGTGCTGAG GTTATAAATTTGCGCTCAATCCGGCCACTTGATAGAGCCACAATCAATACTTCTGTTAGGAAAACGAACAGGCTTGTGACTGTTGAAGAAGGGTTTCCACAACATGGTGTTGGGGCTGAGATctg TGCATCTATTGTTGAGGAGAGCTTTGAGTATCTTGATGCACCTGTTGAAAGAATTACAGGGGCTGATGTTCCCATGCCTTACGCAGCCAATCTTGAGAGAATGGCTGTCCCACAG GTTGACGATATTGTACGTGCAGCAAAGAGGACCTGCTATAGATCAGTTCCAGTGGCTGTAAATGCCTAA
- the LOC113739802 gene encoding omega-hydroxypalmitate O-feruloyl transferase-like — MENGKSNTFELTVKQGQPTLIPPAEETQKGLYFLSNLDQNIAVIVRTIYCFKSGEKGNEEAVRMIKDALSKVLVQYHPLAGRLTISPEGKLIVDCTGEGAVFVEAEADCTIEDIGDNTKPDPVTLGKLVYDVPGAKNVLEIPPLAAQVTKFKCGGFVLGLCMNHCMFDGIGAMEFVNSWGEVARGLPLKVPPFMDRTILKARNPPKIEFPHHEFAEIDDTSNTAELYKEEMHYRSFCFDPEKLEKLKRKALEDGALAKCTTFEALSAFIWRSRSQALKMKPDQKTKLLFAVDGRSRFDPPIPEGYFGNGIVLTNSFCSAGELVGNPLSFAVKLVQESVQIVTDSYMRSAIDYFEATRVRPSLTATLLITTWSRLSFHTTDFGWGEPVLSGPVALPEKEVSLFLSHGRERKSINVLLGLPAAAMKTFEELMQI; from the exons ATGGAGAATGGTAAGAGCAACACATTTGAGCTCACCGTCAAGCAGGGACAACCGACTTTGATCCCTCCAGCTGAAGAAACACAGAAGGGCCTGTATTTCCTCTCAAATCTTGATCAGAACATTGCGGTGATTGTTCGTACAATTTACTGCTTTAAATCAGGGGAAAAGGGCAATGAGGAAGCTGTAAGGATGATCAAGGATGCTTTATCAAAGGTTCTTGTTCAGTACCACCCTCTTGCAGGGCGTTTAACCATTAGTCCTGAGGGAAAGCTGATAGTGGATTGTACCGGAGAAGGGGCTGTCTTTGTTGAGGCTGAAGCAGATTGCACCATTGAAGACATCGGCGACAACACAAAGCCTGATCCTGTTACTCTCGGAAAGCTGGTTTATGATGTTCCAGGGGCGAAAAACGTACTGGAGATTCCTCCTTTGGCTGCTCAG GTGACTAAGTTCAAGTGTGGAGGATTTGTTCTTGGGCTGTGCATGAACCACTGCATGTTTGATGGGATTGGTGCAATGGAATTTGTCAACTCCTGGGGTGAAGTTGCCAGAGGACTGCCTTTAAAAGTGCCTCCATTTATGGACAGAACCATACTCAAAGCCCGAAATCCTCCCAAGATAGAATTTCCCCATCATGAATTCGCTGAAATTGATGACACATCAAATACTGCTGAACTATACAAGGAGGAAATGCACTACAGGTCATTCTGTTTTGACCCAGAAAAACTCGAAAAGCTCAAAAGGAAAGCTTTGGAAGATGGAGCTCTGGCCAAATGCACCACATTTGAAGCCCTGTCAGCATTCATATGGCGATCTCGTAGCCAGGCCCTGAAGATGAAGCCTGATCAAAAGACAAAACTTCTCTTTGCAGTTGATGGAAGATCAAGATTTGATCCCCCAATTCCAGAAGGCTACTTTGGCAATGGAATTGTGCttacaaattcattttgcaGCGCGGGTGAGCTAGTCGGGAATCCACTTTCATTTGCAGTGAAGCTAGTCCAAGAATCAGTCCAAATTGTCACAGACAGTTATATGAGATCTGCTATAGACTACTTCGAAGCAACTAGAGTAAGGCCTTCTTTGACTGCAACGCTTCTCATCACAACCTGGTCTAGGCTATCTTTCCATACTACTGATTTTGGATGGGGGGAACCTGTTTTATCAGGGCCTGTAGCCCTTCCAGAGAAGGAAGTAAGCCTGTTTCTGTCTCAtggaagagaaaggaaaagcaTCAATGTGCTTCTGGGGTTGCCAGCTGCTGCAATGAAAACGTTTGAAGAGCTCATGCAGATCTAA